A single region of the Salipaludibacillus sp. LMS25 genome encodes:
- the spoIIM gene encoding stage II sporulation protein M gives MPKLSLKRNIVIHHLESNRATYIFTTVLLIMGVIFGAIIVNSMGFSQKNDLYAYLTLFFNEASKGEFASSKEIFIQSFAYYSKMLGFIWFLGLSVIGVPIIYILLFVKGVMVGFTVGILVDQMGVNGFLFAFTSVLPQNIILIPVFITAATMATVFTLRLWRQIMKKGREPVMTYFVHYSFFILCIGIILLLVASFEAFISPHLMSLIIETTI, from the coding sequence ATGCCAAAACTATCTCTCAAACGAAATATAGTTATACACCATTTAGAGAGCAATCGTGCTACATACATTTTCACAACCGTATTATTAATTATGGGCGTTATTTTTGGTGCTATAATCGTAAACAGTATGGGGTTTTCTCAAAAAAATGATCTATATGCCTACTTAACACTTTTTTTTAATGAAGCGAGTAAAGGTGAGTTTGCAAGCTCAAAAGAAATTTTTATACAGAGTTTCGCTTATTATAGTAAGATGCTAGGATTTATCTGGTTTCTAGGTCTTTCTGTTATTGGGGTACCGATTATTTATATTCTTCTATTCGTAAAAGGCGTGATGGTTGGTTTTACTGTTGGGATACTAGTTGATCAAATGGGAGTGAATGGGTTTTTATTTGCTTTTACATCTGTCTTACCTCAAAATATTATCCTTATCCCCGTTTTTATAACTGCAGCCACGATGGCTACGGTGTTTACATTAAGGTTATGGAGACAAATTATGAAAAAAGGTAGAGAACCAGTTATGACCTATTTTGTTCATTACAGCTTCTTTATTTTATGTATAGGCATAATTCTCCTTCTTGTAGCCAGCTTTGAAGCATTCATTTCCCCTCACCTTATGTCATTGATAATTGAAACAACTATTTAA
- a CDS encoding Fur family transcriptional regulator: MEQRIERIKKQLHSQSYKLTPQREATVRVLLEHEDDHLSAEDVYMLVKEKYPEIGLATVYRTLELLTELKVVDKINFGDGVSRYDLRQEGATHFHHHLVCIECGSVDEIQEDLLEDVEKVVEERWHFAIKDHRLTFHGICHRCKD; the protein is encoded by the coding sequence ATGGAACAACGAATAGAGCGGATAAAAAAGCAATTGCATTCTCAAAGCTATAAATTGACGCCTCAACGAGAAGCAACTGTACGGGTCCTTCTTGAACATGAAGATGACCACCTCAGTGCAGAAGACGTGTATATGTTAGTAAAAGAAAAATATCCCGAAATCGGTTTGGCTACTGTCTATAGAACATTGGAATTGCTAACAGAATTAAAAGTCGTTGATAAAATTAACTTTGGAGATGGTGTGTCTAGGTATGACCTTCGTCAAGAAGGTGCCACTCATTTTCATCATCATTTAGTTTGTATCGAATGTGGATCTGTTGATGAGATTCAAGAAGACTTACTAGAAGATGTGGAAAAAGTGGTAGAGGAGCGGTGGCATTTTGCTATTAAGGATCATCGCCTGACGTTTCATGGTATTTGCCATCGCTGTAAAGATTAG
- a CDS encoding YqzK family protein — protein MTKFKQLVQTLWIFFLFIGCTVLFYYGILWVGEEYKEYHRYEEPQGRAVKVFNSSLEDGVEGDFLIADRLRLFFITGE, from the coding sequence ATGACTAAATTTAAACAATTAGTACAGACATTATGGATTTTTTTCTTATTCATAGGGTGCACGGTGCTGTTTTATTATGGTATTCTATGGGTAGGTGAAGAATATAAAGAATATCATCGTTATGAAGAGCCACAAGGGCGGGCTGTTAAAGTCTTTAATTCTTCTTTAGAAGACGGTGTAGAAGGGGATTTCTTAATTGCTGACCGTTTACGTCTTTTTTTTATAACCGGTGAGTAG
- the xerD gene encoding site-specific tyrosine recombinase XerD, whose protein sequence is METELKAFIHYLIVEKGLAQNSIKAYERDLKTYTHFLIKTKQIEKLESVKKSDILNFLQYLNDSGKAGSSISRMLSSMRSFHQFLIREKYTTHDPTVHIDMPRPDKKLPKILSTSEVEALLEAPDTHTALGLRNKAMLEILYASGLRVSELCHLKLSDIHLQMGFIRCIGKGSKERIIPLGQMAARALDTYLQESRPKLMKRQDHDLLFVNHHGRPISRQGFWKMLKQLAIKKRINKEITPHTLRHSFATHLLENGADLRAVQEMLGHADISTTQIYTHVTKVRMKEVYTKYHPRA, encoded by the coding sequence GTGGAAACTGAATTGAAAGCGTTTATTCATTATTTAATTGTAGAAAAGGGTCTTGCACAAAATTCTATTAAAGCTTACGAGAGAGATTTAAAAACTTATACTCACTTTTTGATAAAGACAAAACAGATAGAAAAATTAGAGAGTGTTAAAAAATCTGACATTCTAAATTTTTTACAATACTTGAACGATAGCGGAAAAGCAGGAAGTTCTATTTCGAGAATGCTATCATCCATGCGCTCATTCCATCAGTTTTTAATTAGAGAAAAATACACAACACACGATCCAACCGTTCATATTGACATGCCACGCCCTGATAAGAAGTTACCTAAAATTCTTTCCACCTCAGAAGTTGAAGCTTTGTTAGAAGCGCCAGATACCCATACAGCGCTTGGTTTGAGGAATAAAGCGATGTTAGAAATCCTTTACGCAAGTGGTTTGAGAGTGAGTGAATTGTGTCATTTAAAACTATCAGATATCCATTTGCAAATGGGGTTTATTAGATGTATCGGCAAAGGAAGTAAAGAACGTATTATTCCGCTAGGACAAATGGCAGCTCGTGCTCTTGATACATACTTACAAGAAAGTCGGCCAAAACTAATGAAAAGGCAAGATCATGATTTATTATTCGTTAATCACCATGGTCGGCCGATAAGTCGACAAGGTTTTTGGAAAATGTTAAAGCAACTAGCTATTAAAAAACGTATTAACAAAGAAATAACGCCACATACGTTAAGACACTCTTTTGCCACTCACTTATTGGAAAATGGGGCAGATTTAAGAGCGGTTCAAGAAATGCTCGGACATGCTGACATTTCTACGACGCAAATTTATACCCATGTAACAAAAGTGAGAATGAAAGAGGTTTACACTAAATACCATCCGCGGGCTTGA
- the deoB gene encoding phosphopentomutase — translation MSNYQFKRVFLVVMDSVGIGEAPDAKAFNDEGADTLGHIAAYMKGLNMPHMDQLGLAHIKPYKGGSKPTVPKAFYGKMAEASVGKDTMTGHWEIMGLHIDKPFRTFPDGFPEELINEIELKTGRKVIGNKPASGTEILDELGEAHLKSGDLIIYTSADSVLQIAAHEEIIPAEELWDICKMARQLTLDEKYMVGRVIARPFIGTPGNWERTSNRHDYALKPFGRTVMNELKDNGLDSLAIGKISDIYDGEGITKALRTTSNMDGMDKLNETVAMDFTGLSFLNLVDFDAKFGHRRDPLGYGHALEEYDGRLPEVIDNLRDDDLLIITADHGNDPVHHGTDHTREYVPLLVYNPNLAGGKSLGTRTTFADIGATIAENFKVKAPEIGTSFLNELK, via the coding sequence ATGAGTAATTATCAATTTAAACGCGTTTTTTTAGTCGTTATGGATTCTGTAGGAATAGGGGAAGCACCAGATGCAAAAGCATTTAATGATGAAGGTGCAGACACGCTTGGGCATATTGCAGCCTACATGAAAGGGCTTAATATGCCACATATGGATCAACTAGGGTTAGCTCATATTAAACCCTATAAAGGTGGTTCCAAACCTACCGTTCCGAAAGCTTTTTATGGAAAGATGGCAGAAGCATCTGTAGGTAAAGATACGATGACAGGGCATTGGGAAATAATGGGTCTTCATATTGACAAGCCTTTTCGTACTTTTCCAGACGGCTTTCCTGAGGAGCTCATTAATGAAATCGAATTAAAAACAGGCAGAAAAGTGATTGGTAATAAACCTGCATCAGGCACTGAAATTCTTGATGAACTTGGTGAAGCGCATTTAAAATCAGGTGATTTAATTATTTACACATCAGCTGATTCTGTTCTACAAATTGCGGCACACGAAGAGATAATACCAGCTGAAGAATTATGGGACATTTGTAAAATGGCACGACAACTTACTCTAGATGAGAAATATATGGTAGGCCGTGTTATTGCTAGACCGTTCATTGGTACTCCCGGCAATTGGGAGAGGACGTCAAATAGACATGATTATGCTCTAAAGCCATTTGGGCGTACAGTCATGAATGAATTGAAAGATAACGGACTCGATTCATTAGCCATAGGGAAAATCTCCGATATTTATGATGGAGAAGGTATTACGAAGGCGTTACGAACCACGTCTAATATGGATGGGATGGATAAGCTTAACGAAACAGTGGCAATGGATTTCACAGGATTGAGTTTTCTTAATCTCGTTGACTTTGATGCTAAATTCGGCCACCGAAGAGATCCACTCGGTTATGGTCATGCCTTGGAGGAGTACGACGGGCGTTTACCAGAAGTAATAGACAATTTACGTGATGATGACTTATTAATTATTACAGCTGATCATGGAAATGACCCTGTTCATCACGGGACTGATCACACTCGGGAATATGTGCCATTACTTGTATATAACCCTAACTTGGCTGGAGGCAAATCGTTAGGTACTAGAACAACATTTGCTGACATTGGCGCGACTATTGCAGAGAATTTTAAGGTGAAGGCGCCTGAAATCGGCACCAGTTTTCTAAATGAGCTTAAATAG
- a CDS encoding purine-nucleoside phosphorylase, giving the protein MNQTANTIKEAKEYIESKLTVKPTIGLILGSGLGVLADDIKDPVIIPYKDIPGFPQSTVAGHKGQFVVGELEGKIVAAMQGRFHYYEGYTMALVTLPVRVMKAMGVDNLIVTNAAGGINESYQPGDLMIIKDHINMFGTNPLIGPNEEGMGVRFPDMSQAYTPKLVELAENVANSLSIDVRKGVYVGNTGPAYETPAEVRMLRTLGGDAVGMSTVPEVIVARHSNMSVLGISCISNMAAGILDQPLTHDEVMETTERVKTNFLNFVKAIVKRL; this is encoded by the coding sequence GTGAATCAAACAGCAAATACAATCAAAGAAGCGAAAGAATATATTGAAAGTAAGTTAACTGTTAAGCCAACTATAGGTCTTATTCTTGGATCAGGTCTCGGTGTGCTGGCAGATGACATTAAAGATCCAGTTATCATTCCTTACAAGGATATTCCAGGTTTTCCCCAGTCAACTGTAGCAGGACATAAAGGACAATTTGTGGTAGGTGAACTTGAAGGTAAGATTGTAGCTGCTATGCAAGGAAGGTTCCATTATTATGAAGGTTATACGATGGCATTAGTGACGCTCCCTGTTCGTGTCATGAAAGCAATGGGAGTGGACAATTTAATCGTAACGAATGCTGCGGGAGGAATTAATGAATCTTATCAGCCTGGTGACTTGATGATAATTAAAGATCATATTAATATGTTTGGCACGAACCCTCTCATAGGGCCAAATGAAGAAGGAATGGGTGTGAGATTTCCAGATATGTCCCAAGCATACACCCCTAAATTAGTAGAATTGGCTGAAAATGTTGCAAACTCTTTAAGCATAGATGTTCGTAAAGGGGTCTATGTTGGTAATACAGGCCCTGCTTACGAAACCCCTGCTGAGGTTAGAATGTTACGTACTCTTGGAGGAGATGCAGTAGGGATGTCTACCGTACCAGAAGTTATTGTGGCAAGACATAGTAATATGTCCGTTTTAGGGATTTCTTGTATTTCTAATATGGCTGCAGGAATTCTTGACCAGCCGTTAACTCACGATGAAGTTATGGAAACGACAGAACGAGTCAAAACGAACTTTCTTAACTTTGTTAAAGCGATTGTTAAAAGACTATAA